The stretch of DNA CCGGTGGCCAGGGTAAAACTGCATGGCTACCAACTGACTTTTAACCGGGTGGCGGATATCGTGGAAGAAGAACAGGCAATTACCTGGGGTGCCATTTACACCGTTTCGTCGGAAGATATTAAAAAACTTGACCGCTATGAAGGCTATCCCCGCCTTTATAACAAAATGCCGGTAACGATAGAGGACGACCGGGGAAACATTTACCAGGCCTTTGCTTATGTGCTGACCATCAAGGGTTTAAACGAACCCAGCGATGGCTACTATCACATCATTGAACAAGGCTACCGGGACTGGGGGCTGCCCCAAAAACCGCTGCGGGAGGCTTTAAAACGAAGCCTTTTGAGCGCCCCTGTGGGCCTTTAGCGTTGGGTTATAGCGGCTACATGGTTGGGGAGCAGTGACTAAGGCCAAAACAGGGGGCGATTCGATTGGATAAATTCTTTTCCCAAAGGCACTGCGATCGGTGCGGCGGGGATTTAAAGGGTGGCCGGACAATGTCCGCCTTTAATTTGGATTGCATCTGCATGGATTGCAAGGCCAAAGAAAAACAGGATAAGGATTACGACAAGGCGGTAAAGGCCGATATTGATGAGATAAAGAAGGGGAATTACAACTTTCCGGGTATTAGGAAATAAAAAACAAAAGGGCCAAGTGAGGCTCCTTTTTCAATTGGAGGTGAAAAGCTATGGCGACACGGGGAAGAAAACCAAAACCAACAGCTCTTAAAGTCCTGGAAGGAAACCCCGGCAAAAGGCCATTAAATGAAAACGAACCCAAGCCTGAAAACAAGGCACCCCGCTGCCCGTCATGGCTGGAGCAAGAGGCCAAAAATGAATGGAGGCGGATGAGTAAAACCTTAGAAGCTATGGGGCTTTTAACTCTGGTGGATAAAGCTGCCTTTGCCGGGTACTGTCAGGCCTACGCCCGGTGGAAAGAAGCCGAGGAGTTTTTAAGCAAACACGGCACCATCTTTAAAACCCCATCCGGGTACATTCAGCAGGTGCCGCAAGTCTCCATCGCCCAAACTTACCTGAAGGTGATGAAAGATTTCTGCTCTGAGTTTGGGCTAACACCGGCGGCCAGGACGAGGATTAGTGTTGACACTGAAGCAGTAAACACGGACGATCCCATGGAAAAGCTGTTAAAAGTAACGAAGTAGGAGGTTTTTTTAATCGGAGGTGATGCCCTTGCTCTACAGCGAAGAAAAGGTAAATCACGTTGTCGATTTTATCCGGCAACTAAAACACACCAAAGGTAAATGGGCAGGACAGCCTTTTGAATTAATTCCATGGGAACTTGATTTAATAAAACAAACCTTTGGCACCTTAAGGGAAGACGGCACCCGGCAGTACAGAACCGTGTATACAGAAATTGGAAAGAAAAATGGGAAATCCTCGATCGCCGCTGCCATTGCCCTGTATATGCTCTTAGCCGATGGGGAGCCAAACGCCGAGGTCTATGTAGCCGCTTGCGACCGGCAACAGGCCAGTATAATTTTCAATACCAGTGTTAATTTCGTGGAGGGTAATCAGACCCTTTCGAGGGTGACTAAAACCATCATGTCCACCAAAAGAATTGTCTACCCTAGAACCGGTAGTTTTTATCAGGTGTTAAGTTCAGATGTAAAATCCAAGTCAGGACTTAACCCATCTTGCGTTATCCTCGATGAAATCTGGACTTATCCAAACCCTGACCTGGCCAAGATGTTGACCACTGGTTCCGGTGATGCCAGGGAGCAGCCCCTGTTTATCTATTTAACCACGGCGGGTAACAAGCTGCAGGGCTACGGCTGGGAGATGCATTGCAAGGCCAAGGATATTTTAGCCGGAAGAAGAATTGACCCCACTTTCCTGCCTATCATTTATGGTCTGGAGGAAGATGACGATTGGGAAGATGAAGCCAACTGGTATAAAGCCAACCCAAGCCTGGGCCATACCATTCAAATAGAGCGGGTCAGAGAACATTTCTTGCAAGCCAAACAAGACCCGGCGGAGGAAGCACTTTTTAAACAGCTGCGACTAAATATGTGGCTGAAACAACAGATCAAGTGGATGCCCATGGATACCTGGGCTAAATGCGCTCACCCGGTAGACCCGGATATGCTCAAAGGTAGGGTTTGTTTCGGCGGGCTAGACTTATCCAGTTCCACTGACATCACCGCCTTTGTGCTGGTGTTTTCACCGGTGGCTGGGGACGACAAGTATTACGTTCTCCCCTACTTTTGGCTGCCGGAGGAAACCTTAGATTTACGGGTGCGCAGGGATCATGTGCCCTACGACATCTGGCAGCGGCAAGGATACCTGTTAACCACCGAAGGCAATGTCATCCACTACGGTTTTATTGAAAAATTTATCGAAGAGCTGGGCCAGGATTACAACATCCAGGAGATTGCCTTTGACCGCTGGGGTGCTGTGCAGATGGTGCAGAACCTGGAGGGTGCCGGATTTACCGTGGTTCCCTTCGGCCAGGGCTTTAAAGATATGTCCCCACCCACCAAAGAACTGATGAAACTGACCCTGGAGAGAAGAATTGCCCACGGTGGCCACCCGGTGCTGGCCTGGATGATGGATAACATCCATATCCGTACCGACCCTGCCGGTAATATCAAGCCGGACAAGGCCAAATCAACAGAGAAAATTGACGGTGCAGTGGCTATGATTATGGCGCTAGACCGATGCATTCGGAATGAAGGAGTGAGCAAAGACAAATCGGTGTATGATGAACGGGGTTTAGTGGTGTTTTAAGTCTGCGAATATATTGCATATCGCAATACAAAATGGTAAAATATAAATACCAAGAAGGAGGCGATATGTGTGTCGAAAACTACAAGTATTTTTGCTCGTGTTGAGCCGGAAATAAAAGAACAAGCAGAAATGGTGTTAAATAAACTTGGCATACCTATGTCAAATGCTATTAATATTTTTTTAAGACAGGTTGTTTTGCAAAACGGGCTACCATTTGAAGTTAAAATTACACACAATAAACCTCTTGCAGTTAAGGATTTAACACCTGAAGATTTTAACAATGAAATTGAAAAAGGGTTTAATGATTTAAGGGCAGGCAGAGTTGTGCCTGCAGATAAGGTAGCCGAGCGAATCAATAGGGAATATGGGCATGAGTTATAGAATTATTTATACCGAAGAAGCGGAGCAGGATCTTATAAATGTTTACAGGTATATTGCAATGGATTTATTAGTGCCAGAAATTGCGAAAAAGCAAATCGATAGAATCATGAATGCAATTAAAGGCCTGGATGAAATGCCCCTCAGGCATAAACTCTACCAAGACGAACCATGGCACAGTAAGGGTTTGAGAGTTCTTCCAGTAGACAACTACCTCGTATTTTATATAGTAATTGAAGAAGAGATAGTTGCAATAGTAAGAATAATGTATGGTGGACGTAATATAGAATTGCAATTGTCAAACACAAAAATTGGTGATTAAATATTAAAATCCACAATGGCATCTCAATTGAGGTGCTTTTTTCATGCCCAATATTAAGGAGGTGTGGCCTCTAACATGAAAATACCCATCTTATCCAAGCTGTTTAAACCCAGGGCCAGTCCCAAGAACACCTTCTGGCAAAACGCCTACACCTTTTTCTTCGGCCCTACGCCCAGCGGCAAAACCGTCAACGAGCGCACGGCCATGACCACCTCAGCTGTATATGCCTGTGTGCGGGTATTGTCAGAAACCATCGCTTCACTGCCTCTGCACACATACAGGCGCACCGAGCGGGGCAAGGGAAAAGCCATGGACCATAACCTCTACTACCTACTCCATGACGAACCTAACCCGGAGATGACCTCATTTGTGTTCAGGGAAACACTTATGGGTCATCTTTTACTTTGGGGCAACGCCTATGCCCAGATTATTCGGGACGGCAGGAGCAGGGTGATTGGTCTTTATCCTTTATTGCCCGATCGCATGGAGGTAAGCCGCACAGAAAAAGGCGAGCTCTACTACCGCTATCAAAAGGAAGGCCGAGAATATTTGTTGCGCCGTGAAGAAGTGCTGCACATTCCGGGTCTTAGCTTTGACGGCTTGGTGGGCTACTCCCCCATCGCCATGGCCAAAAACGCCATCGGTATGGCCCTGGCCACCGAAGAATACGGTTCCAAGCTTTTTGCCAACGATGCCCGGCCCAGTGTGGTCTTAGAACACCCGGGTGTACTGAAAGACCCGGCTAAAATCAGAGAGAGCTGGAACCAAATCTACCGGGGCAGCGAAAACGCCCATAAGGTAGCGGTACTGGAAGAAGGAATGCAGGTAAAAACCTTAAGCATTCCCCCGGAACAGGCCCAGTTTTTAGAAACCCGCAAGTTCCAGATTGAGGAAATCTGCCGCATTTTCCGGGTACCACCCCATTTGGTGGCCAGCCTGGACCGGGCTACTTTCAGCAATATAGAAAGCCAAAGTATTAGTTTTATTGACAACACCATTGTTCCTTGGGTTTCTCGCTTTGAACAAGCCATGCAAAAGGCTCTGTTTTCAGTTAGAGAAAAACAGCAATATTTAATCAAATTTAATTTGAACGGTAGGTTGCGTGGAGACGCCCAATCCCGTGCTGCTTATTATCAAACCATGCGGCAAAACGGCATTATGTCAGCGAATGACATCCGAGAGCTAGAAGAGATGAACTTAATTCCGGATAAATTAGGCGGAAATAAATATTTAGTCAACGGAAATTTTGTAGATATGGCTGATGCCGGGGCTTGGAGTGAAAAATATGGAAAGGAGGCTACCGATGCATAGGTTTTGGAACTTCGAAGAAACAGATACCGACCGAATCCTCTACCTGGACGGCTACATTGCCCCGGAGAGCTGGTTCGAGGATGAAATAAGCCCCAAAGAATTTAAAAATGAGTTAGAAGCAGGAATCGGTAACATCACCGTCTGGGTTAATTCTCCAGGGGGTGATTTTTTTGCCGCCAGTCAAATTTACACCATGCTCAAAGAATACAGCGGCCAGGTGCTGGTCAAGATTGATGGCATTGCCGCCAGTGCCGCAGCGGTGATTGCCATGGCCGGAGACAGGGTACTCATGTCCCCCACAGCCATGCTCATGATCCATAATCCGTCCACTTTTGTTTGGGGCGAAGAATCTGATATGCAAAAGGGCATTGAGATGCTCTCCGAAGTTAAGGAAGCCATCATTAACGCCTTTGAAGCCAAGACGGGATTGCCAAGAAAACAGATCGCTCAAATGATGGATGCCGAAACCTGGTTCAGTGCTAATAAAGCGGTGGATCTTGGTTTTGCTGATGAAATACTCTATAGCGAACCGCCACCTCAGGTCACTGACTTCATGTTTGACCGGGTAACGGTAGTCAATGCACTGATGCGGAAACTACCGGCGGTTAAAGCTCAATCTAAACCGGTAATCAATGAACCTTTGAACAGCAGTGGGGTTTCATACGAACAGCTAATCAAACGGCTGGAATTAATAAAAGGGAGGTAATATACCATGAGTAAAATTATTGAACTGCGGGAAAAGCGGGCTAAAGTGTGGGAGCAGGCCAAGGCCTTCCTGGATGAAAAGCGGGGAGAGAACGGCTTACTATCGGCTGAGGATACCGCCACTTATGAGAAGATGGAAGCGGAAGTGGTCAATTTAGGCAAGGAAGTTGAGCGCCTTGAGCGCCAGGCCACTATTGATCTTGAACTATCCAAGGCTACTAGCACAGCATTAAAAACTATTCCTGGTGATGGTCCTAAAGGCCGGGCTTCCAATGAATACGATAAGGCCTTCTGGCAGTATATGCGCAACCGCAATAGCTATGAGGCCAGAAACGCTTTAACCATTGGCGGTGACGGCACCGAAGGCGGGTATTTAGTTCCGGATGAGTTTGAACGTACCTTGATTGAAGCCCTGGAAGAAGAAAACATCATGCGCACCCTGGCTAAAGTAATTACCACCTCTACGGGAGATAGGAAAATCCCAGTGGTAGCTTCCAAGGGTGTGGCTACCTGGGTAGATGAAGAAGGGCCGTACCAGGATAAAGATGATGCTTTTGACCAGGTATCCATTGGGGCCTACAAGGTGGCCACCATGATTAAGGTTTCCGAAGAACTATTAAACGACAGCGTCTTTAACCTGGAAAGCTACATTGCTAAAGAATTCGCTCGCCGCATTGGGGCCAAGGAAGAAGAAGCCTTTTTAATCGGGGATGGTGAGGGGAAACCCACCGGCATCTTTGACAATGACAGTGGCGGGGAGATTGGAGCAACCACTGCCGGGGCTACTCTTAAAGCGGATGAGGTTTTCGACCTCTTTTATTCCCTAAAAGCCCCCTACCGCAAGAAGACTGTCTTTATCATGAACGATGCCACGGTGAAGGAAATCAGGAAACTAAAAGACGGTAACGGTGTGTACCTGTGGCAGCGTGCGACACGTTCGTAATTGAAAAG from Desulfoscipio gibsoniae DSM 7213 encodes:
- a CDS encoding terminase large subunit, whose amino-acid sequence is MPLLYSEEKVNHVVDFIRQLKHTKGKWAGQPFELIPWELDLIKQTFGTLREDGTRQYRTVYTEIGKKNGKSSIAAAIALYMLLADGEPNAEVYVAACDRQQASIIFNTSVNFVEGNQTLSRVTKTIMSTKRIVYPRTGSFYQVLSSDVKSKSGLNPSCVILDEIWTYPNPDLAKMLTTGSGDAREQPLFIYLTTAGNKLQGYGWEMHCKAKDILAGRRIDPTFLPIIYGLEEDDDWEDEANWYKANPSLGHTIQIERVREHFLQAKQDPAEEALFKQLRLNMWLKQQIKWMPMDTWAKCAHPVDPDMLKGRVCFGGLDLSSSTDITAFVLVFSPVAGDDKYYVLPYFWLPEETLDLRVRRDHVPYDIWQRQGYLLTTEGNVIHYGFIEKFIEELGQDYNIQEIAFDRWGAVQMVQNLEGAGFTVVPFGQGFKDMSPPTKELMKLTLERRIAHGGHPVLAWMMDNIHIRTDPAGNIKPDKAKSTEKIDGAVAMIMALDRCIRNEGVSKDKSVYDERGLVVF
- a CDS encoding phage portal protein, whose product is MPILSKLFKPRASPKNTFWQNAYTFFFGPTPSGKTVNERTAMTTSAVYACVRVLSETIASLPLHTYRRTERGKGKAMDHNLYYLLHDEPNPEMTSFVFRETLMGHLLLWGNAYAQIIRDGRSRVIGLYPLLPDRMEVSRTEKGELYYRYQKEGREYLLRREEVLHIPGLSFDGLVGYSPIAMAKNAIGMALATEEYGSKLFANDARPSVVLEHPGVLKDPAKIRESWNQIYRGSENAHKVAVLEEGMQVKTLSIPPEQAQFLETRKFQIEEICRIFRVPPHLVASLDRATFSNIESQSISFIDNTIVPWVSRFEQAMQKALFSVREKQQYLIKFNLNGRLRGDAQSRAAYYQTMRQNGIMSANDIRELEEMNLIPDKLGGNKYLVNGNFVDMADAGAWSEKYGKEATDA
- a CDS encoding head maturation protease, ClpP-related; protein product: MHRFWNFEETDTDRILYLDGYIAPESWFEDEISPKEFKNELEAGIGNITVWVNSPGGDFFAASQIYTMLKEYSGQVLVKIDGIAASAAAVIAMAGDRVLMSPTAMLMIHNPSTFVWGEESDMQKGIEMLSEVKEAIINAFEAKTGLPRKQIAQMMDAETWFSANKAVDLGFADEILYSEPPPQVTDFMFDRVTVVNALMRKLPAVKAQSKPVINEPLNSSGVSYEQLIKRLELIKGR
- a CDS encoding type II toxin-antitoxin system RelE/ParE family toxin, coding for MSYRIIYTEEAEQDLINVYRYIAMDLLVPEIAKKQIDRIMNAIKGLDEMPLRHKLYQDEPWHSKGLRVLPVDNYLVFYIVIEEEIVAIVRIMYGGRNIELQLSNTKIGD
- a CDS encoding phage terminase small subunit P27 family, whose protein sequence is MATRGRKPKPTALKVLEGNPGKRPLNENEPKPENKAPRCPSWLEQEAKNEWRRMSKTLEAMGLLTLVDKAAFAGYCQAYARWKEAEEFLSKHGTIFKTPSGYIQQVPQVSIAQTYLKVMKDFCSEFGLTPAARTRISVDTEAVNTDDPMEKLLKVTK
- a CDS encoding type II toxin-antitoxin system RelB/DinJ family antitoxin; amino-acid sequence: MSKTTSIFARVEPEIKEQAEMVLNKLGIPMSNAINIFLRQVVLQNGLPFEVKITHNKPLAVKDLTPEDFNNEIEKGFNDLRAGRVVPADKVAERINREYGHEL
- a CDS encoding gamma-glutamylcyclotransferase family protein; the encoded protein is MYYFAYGSNLNKEQMMSRCPDAIPVARVKLHGYQLTFNRVADIVEEEQAITWGAIYTVSSEDIKKLDRYEGYPRLYNKMPVTIEDDRGNIYQAFAYVLTIKGLNEPSDGYYHIIEQGYRDWGLPQKPLREALKRSLLSAPVGL